In Nitrospirota bacterium, the following are encoded in one genomic region:
- a CDS encoding sigma 54-interacting transcriptional regulator — MISGYKVLEEIHRSRKWVVFRGQRDRDRATVLIKTLIADLPAEKDIAALKREYEILQNLRIDGIPKAYGLERQHNRLALILEDIGGEPLRILIDSQRIDLVSFLKIAIELSGTLAEVHQNNFIHNDINPNNIVVDLKTNKVRLVDFTISSFLLHETPKISHPSLLEGTLAYLSPEQTGRMNRAVDYRTDFYSLGVTFFEMLTGRLPFDSMDPLELVHFHIAKIPAPPCELNPDVPQAVSSIVVKLLAKTAEERYQSAYGLKADLEACLAQWQASGTIGGFTPGRYDFSDQFLIPQRLYGRERELETLLAAFEQVAQGTTQVMLVSGYSGIGKSTLVNEVHKPIVERRGYFISGKFDQFKRSTPYSAIIQAFQELVRQLLTESEEQIQGWKEKLIHALGPNGQVIIAVIPEVELVIGPQPAVAELPPVESQNRFNLVFQRFLQVFTQHDHPLVVFLDDLQWADPATLNLLQLLLTSPNVRHLFLIGAYRDNEVDSAHPLMRTLSSLKSAGVELHRVTLEPLQLPDLTLFIRDTLHGELAEAAPLAALVFEKTDGNPFFVIQFLKTLKQEGFLEFDYAQGRWAYRIDDIAGATMTDNVIDLMTRKIQRLSNKTQRALTLAACIGNQFDQDTLAIVSEQSQEAVADDLKEAINQGLILSTTADRGSKTDNDPRSYAFLHDRVQQAAYALIPAERQQIVHLTVGRLLLQRVDPEHTDETVFDVVHHLNLGRSLITEETERVALARLNLSAGRKAKSSTAYVAARDYLKAGLSLLGAEQWESRYDLAFALHLEAAACLYLCGHFDEVEQQFESLLQRARSSLDKARVYNLRSVQYENMSRYADALAVACESLALFGVSFPDSVEGKQAALESEIESIRSLLGQRRIESLIDLPVMIHPETRMVMTILTDMWSSAYIIGEEVLARLISATMVRLSLLHGNLEESAYGYVTHAITVGPVCGDYESAYEFGRLALRVNERFNDSRRRAKIHQQFHAHVNLWRQPIQTCIPHAREACRSGLESGDFLYAAYGASTETWSAIVSTQDLAQFVRDYTPNLALIKKLKIVSFGDALMLMLSWVRALQGETRAPLSLSHEAFDENEYAETYRGNPFFTTFYAVAKLHLFYVFGEYGKALETARTARGIVYRLSGTIWPVMFDFWTGLTLAANYADATEDERRAYFEEMEKAQTSFAVLAQNCPENFLCQALLLSAEIERIAGRHLAALDRYEHAIRYAGETNMLQHRALASELCAKFWLGRGQGKIAAVFMDDARTCYAQWGAAAKVAELEHKYPDLLGREANSRPLAVGGVPAMDQTKAGAFDLFSVMKAAQVMSSEIELEELLAKLMRIAIENAGAERGSLMVESDGELFVRAEGAVDAPEMTVHEAIPLSAAKSLPKSVVNYVKRTSQSVVLADAVSDQRYAGDPYITERKPRSILCTPVINQGRLVGILYLENNLTADAFTPDRVGVMQMLSSQAAVSLENARLYDGMKAEIAERKRAEEGLRAALVEVEQLKNRLQAEKVYLQEEIRTQHNFGEIVGASLAMKEVFQRVERVAHTETTVLVSGETGTGKELIARAIHNLSARKQHVLVTVNCGTIPAGLVESELFGHEKGAFTGATARRKGRFELADGGTIFLDEIGELPLDMQTKLLRVLQEHEFERVGGTQTLRTDVRVIAATNRDLEQEVRHGAFRADLLYRLNIFPIHLPALRERAEDIPLLIELFVRRFSQRMGKRIDGVGAEAMGLLTSYHWPGNVRELANVIERAVILCDGPVIQTDQLHVAAVVQEKKEEVLPLDEAERMHILKALEKTRWMIGGPQGAALLLGINRTTLLSRMKKLGINRTP, encoded by the coding sequence ATGATTTCCGGCTACAAAGTCCTGGAAGAAATTCATAGGAGTAGGAAGTGGGTGGTATTTCGCGGGCAACGGGATCGGGATCGAGCGACGGTTCTCATCAAAACCCTGATAGCCGATTTGCCTGCTGAAAAGGATATTGCGGCTCTCAAGCGCGAGTATGAAATACTTCAGAATCTTCGGATCGATGGGATCCCTAAAGCCTATGGGCTTGAAAGACAACATAATCGACTGGCTTTAATCCTCGAAGATATCGGTGGCGAACCCCTCCGGATCCTTATCGACTCTCAACGGATCGACCTCGTCTCCTTTCTAAAAATAGCCATTGAGCTTTCAGGGACCTTAGCAGAAGTTCATCAGAATAATTTTATTCATAATGATATTAATCCGAACAATATCGTCGTTGACCTTAAAACCAATAAAGTCAGACTCGTCGATTTTACTATTTCCTCGTTCCTTCTCCATGAGACCCCCAAAATTAGCCATCCCAGTCTACTTGAAGGGACCTTAGCCTATCTGTCTCCGGAACAGACCGGCCGGATGAATCGGGCGGTGGATTACCGTACGGATTTTTACTCCCTCGGCGTCACCTTTTTTGAAATGCTCACCGGAAGACTGCCCTTCGATTCGATGGACCCTTTGGAATTGGTTCATTTTCATATCGCCAAAATTCCGGCACCGCCTTGTGAGCTAAATCCCGATGTGCCCCAAGCGGTCTCGAGTATCGTGGTGAAACTGCTTGCAAAGACTGCTGAGGAGAGATACCAAAGCGCCTATGGTCTCAAGGCTGATCTGGAAGCGTGCTTGGCACAGTGGCAGGCCTCCGGGACGATCGGCGGGTTCACGCCCGGTCGGTATGATTTCTCTGATCAATTTCTGATTCCTCAAAGGCTCTACGGGCGTGAACGGGAGTTAGAAACCCTACTGGCGGCGTTCGAGCAAGTCGCTCAAGGAACAACCCAGGTGATGTTGGTTTCGGGGTATTCGGGTATCGGCAAGTCGACCCTCGTCAACGAAGTGCATAAGCCTATCGTGGAACGGAGGGGGTATTTCATCTCAGGCAAGTTCGACCAATTCAAACGCAGTACTCCCTACAGCGCCATCATTCAAGCCTTTCAGGAATTGGTTCGGCAGCTCTTGACCGAGAGCGAGGAGCAGATCCAGGGGTGGAAGGAGAAGCTGATCCATGCCCTAGGCCCCAACGGGCAGGTCATCATTGCGGTGATTCCCGAAGTGGAGTTGGTGATCGGCCCGCAACCTGCGGTCGCGGAGTTGCCGCCGGTGGAATCGCAAAACCGCTTTAACCTCGTCTTTCAGCGCTTTCTTCAGGTGTTCACGCAACACGATCATCCTCTGGTCGTCTTTCTCGATGATTTACAATGGGCGGACCCGGCAACCTTGAATCTGCTCCAGCTGTTACTCACGAGTCCGAACGTTCGACACCTGTTCCTGATTGGCGCTTACCGCGACAACGAGGTGGATTCGGCCCATCCGCTGATGCGGACCTTAAGCTCGCTCAAATCGGCGGGGGTCGAACTGCACCGCGTCACTTTAGAGCCACTACAACTCCCGGACCTGACGCTCTTCATCCGCGACACACTGCACGGCGAGCTTGCAGAGGCCGCGCCGCTCGCCGCTCTGGTCTTTGAGAAGACCGACGGAAATCCGTTTTTTGTGATCCAGTTTTTAAAGACGCTCAAGCAGGAGGGATTCCTGGAATTCGATTACGCGCAGGGCCGCTGGGCGTATCGCATCGACGACATAGCCGGCGCGACGATGACGGACAACGTTATTGATCTGATGACGCGAAAAATTCAGCGGCTCTCCAACAAGACTCAACGCGCGTTGACGCTCGCCGCCTGCATCGGGAATCAGTTTGACCAGGACACTCTCGCGATTGTTAGCGAGCAATCGCAGGAAGCGGTGGCTGATGATCTCAAAGAGGCGATCAACCAAGGGCTGATCCTTTCGACCACAGCAGACCGCGGATCGAAGACCGATAACGATCCGCGGTCCTACGCCTTCCTGCACGACCGCGTGCAGCAAGCCGCCTATGCGCTGATCCCGGCGGAACGGCAACAGATCGTTCATCTGACGGTGGGCCGCTTGCTGTTGCAACGCGTTGATCCGGAACACACCGATGAGACGGTCTTTGATGTCGTCCACCACTTGAACCTCGGCAGAAGCTTGATCACGGAAGAGACGGAGCGTGTAGCGCTCGCCCGGCTCAATCTGAGCGCTGGACGGAAGGCCAAATCCTCGACCGCCTATGTCGCGGCGCGGGATTACCTCAAGGCGGGATTGAGCCTACTCGGTGCAGAGCAGTGGGAGTCCCGCTACGATCTCGCCTTCGCTCTGCATCTCGAGGCCGCCGCATGCCTGTATCTGTGCGGCCATTTCGACGAGGTGGAGCAGCAGTTCGAGTCGCTTCTGCAGCGCGCGCGGAGCAGTCTGGATAAGGCCAGGGTCTACAACTTGCGCAGCGTCCAGTATGAAAACATGTCGCGCTATGCGGATGCTCTCGCCGTCGCCTGCGAAAGCCTCGCCCTCTTTGGCGTGTCCTTTCCCGATTCTGTGGAGGGCAAGCAAGCCGCGCTGGAAAGCGAGATCGAATCCATTCGGTCGCTATTGGGCCAGCGCCGCATTGAATCGCTCATCGACCTGCCGGTCATGATCCATCCCGAGACGCGGATGGTGATGACTATTCTCACCGACATGTGGTCCTCGGCTTACATCATTGGAGAAGAAGTCCTCGCCCGTCTGATCTCCGCCACGATGGTGCGCCTGTCGTTGCTCCACGGCAACCTGGAAGAGTCGGCATACGGCTATGTCACGCACGCCATTACGGTAGGGCCGGTGTGTGGAGACTACGAATCCGCCTACGAATTCGGCAGGTTGGCCCTGCGCGTGAATGAGCGCTTTAACGACTCCCGGCGGCGGGCAAAGATTCATCAGCAGTTCCATGCGCACGTGAATCTCTGGCGGCAGCCGATCCAAACCTGCATTCCCCACGCGCGCGAGGCATGCCGGAGCGGGCTTGAGAGCGGTGATTTCCTGTATGCAGCCTACGGCGCCAGTACGGAAACCTGGTCGGCGATCGTTTCAACCCAGGACCTCGCGCAATTCGTCCGCGATTACACGCCTAATCTGGCGCTGATCAAGAAGTTGAAGATTGTGAGCTTCGGCGATGCCCTGATGCTCATGCTGAGTTGGGTCCGGGCGTTGCAGGGAGAGACCAGGGCACCGCTGTCGCTTTCCCACGAAGCATTTGACGAGAACGAATACGCGGAGACCTACCGCGGCAATCCGTTCTTTACGACGTTTTATGCTGTAGCCAAGCTACATCTCTTTTATGTCTTTGGGGAGTATGGAAAGGCATTGGAAACCGCCCGCACCGCGCGCGGGATTGTGTATCGGCTTTCAGGAACGATCTGGCCCGTGATGTTCGATTTCTGGACTGGTCTCACCCTGGCCGCAAATTATGCTGATGCCACAGAGGATGAGCGAAGGGCCTATTTCGAGGAGATGGAAAAGGCGCAGACATCGTTTGCGGTCCTGGCGCAGAACTGTCCCGAGAACTTTCTCTGTCAGGCACTGTTGCTGTCGGCGGAGATCGAGCGCATTGCCGGCCGGCACCTTGCGGCGCTGGACCGGTACGAGCACGCCATTCGTTACGCCGGCGAGACCAACATGCTCCAGCATCGAGCGCTGGCGAGCGAACTTTGCGCCAAGTTCTGGCTGGGACGCGGACAGGGAAAGATCGCCGCCGTGTTCATGGACGACGCTCGAACCTGTTATGCGCAGTGGGGCGCGGCTGCCAAGGTCGCCGAACTGGAGCACAAGTATCCTGACTTGCTGGGCCGAGAGGCGAATAGCCGCCCATTAGCGGTTGGCGGAGTTCCGGCCATGGACCAGACCAAAGCCGGTGCGTTCGACCTCTTCAGTGTGATGAAGGCTGCGCAGGTCATGTCCAGCGAGATCGAATTGGAGGAGCTGCTGGCGAAGTTGATGCGCATCGCGATTGAGAATGCTGGGGCTGAGCGAGGCAGTCTGATGGTGGAGTCCGACGGCGAATTGTTCGTGCGCGCCGAGGGAGCGGTCGATGCCCCCGAGATGACGGTGCATGAAGCCATCCCCTTGAGTGCAGCGAAGAGTCTTCCGAAAAGCGTCGTCAATTACGTGAAGAGGACCTCGCAGAGCGTCGTGCTCGCCGATGCGGTGAGCGACCAGCGGTATGCCGGTGATCCGTACATCACGGAGCGAAAACCGCGTTCGATCCTGTGCACGCCGGTGATCAACCAGGGCCGACTGGTCGGCATCCTCTACCTCGAGAACAACCTGACCGCCGATGCGTTTACGCCCGATCGCGTCGGGGTGATGCAGATGCTCTCATCCCAGGCCGCGGTCTCCCTTGAGAATGCCCGACTGTACGACGGGATGAAAGCGGAGATCGCGGAGCGGAAGCGGGCCGAGGAAGGGCTCCGAGCCGCCCTCGTGGAAGTGGAGCAATTGAAGAATCGCCTTCAGGCCGAAAAGGTGTACCTCCAGGAGGAGATCCGAACCCAGCACAATTTTGGGGAGATCGTCGGTGCGTCCCTCGCGATGAAGGAAGTTTTTCAGCGGGTCGAGAGGGTCGCGCACACCGAGACCACGGTCCTGGTCTCGGGCGAGACCGGCACCGGCAAAGAATTGATCGCGAGGGCGATTCACAATCTGAGCGCGCGGAAACAACACGTTTTGGTCACGGTGAACTGCGGCACAATCCCAGCAGGACTCGTCGAAAGCGAATTGTTCGGTCACGAGAAAGGCGCGTTTACCGGCGCGACGGCGAGAAGGAAGGGGCGATTCGAGCTGGCCGACGGCGGGACGATCTTCCTCGATGAAATCGGCGAGTTGCCGCTCGACATGCAGACCAAGCTGCTCCGCGTCTTACAGGAACACGAGTTTGAGCGCGTAGGCGGGACCCAGACGTTGCGCACGGATGTCCGTGTGATCGCGGCGACCAATCGCGATCTGGAGCAAGAGGTTCGGCACGGAGCGTTCCGCGCCGACCTGTTATATCGGCTCAATATTTTCCCCATCCATCTGCCGGCGCTCCGGGAGCGAGCCGAAGACATACCACTCTTGATCGAGTTGTTCGTGCGGCGGTTTTCCCAGCGGATGGGTAAGAGGATCGACGGTGTCGGCGCAGAGGCGATGGGCCTCCTGACCAGCTATCACTGGCCGGGAAATGTGCGGGAGTTAGCTAATGTCATAGAACGGGCGGTCATTCTCTGCGATGGTCCAGTTATCCAAACCGATCAGCTTCACGTAGCGGCGGTCGTCCAGGAGAAAAAAGAGGAGGTCCTACCCCTCGATGAGGCGGAGCGGATGCATATCCTCAAGGCTCTGGAGAAGACGCGCTGGATGATCGGCGGCCCTCAAGGTGCTGCGCTCTTACTGGGAATCAATCGTACAACGCTCTTATCCAGAATGAAGAAGCTGGGTATCAATCGGACACCATGA
- a CDS encoding zf-HC2 domain-containing protein, with translation MTLKDRVIDYMAGKVTCKEFTEAVTDYLEGHMPFITWLRFQMHLGMCLGCRRYLKQMKQTVETLGKLPEQPIPPAVREELFQRFRTWKSHRSD, from the coding sequence GTGACGCTGAAAGATCGCGTGATCGACTACATGGCGGGCAAAGTCACCTGCAAAGAGTTCACCGAGGCCGTCACCGATTACCTCGAAGGACACATGCCCTTTATCACGTGGTTGCGATTTCAGATGCATCTCGGAATGTGCCTGGGCTGCCGTCGGTACCTGAAGCAAATGAAACAGACCGTCGAGACGTTGGGAAAGCTTCCCGAACAACCGATCCCTCCAGCGGTTCGTGAGGAGCTGTTCCAGCGATTCCGAACGTGGAAGAGCCATCGGTCGGATTGA
- a CDS encoding cytochrome c peroxidase: MKNEANTQVVEPGTPHGAPVRRTMQHPPAPRGGPFRAAMAVSAALAVGVLSGGVAAAEENSPTHSPTQLRQFIDQQVGGIEKLMVPANDSDLPQPRLSDGSPDPVFQTTEAKRYLGKLLFHEPARATRIIPEFGGILEHRGTTSCGTCHLGEAASKSGTRLNFASGGEGRGYTDVDGNFIARRRPLADLPILRQTPLFPGDALVDALPTLTDIYSLADGTIEVNTPARGRRPLPEDTYPDDTTDTRPAAVQLLATGRLDALDSVARNPLSIIGAAFNNRLLFGGLAGEPDQTHGGLNPFQHPAQENVALLLLDAHRLLDNDPLRGPVRFQSAVLEQIPVYRKLFRDAFPAEAAMAPGCVPESAPVAGACDNLINNVTIFRATATFMRTVVTRNTPWDRFLAGENGALTPAQRRGARLFFTEAEAGGAGCYTCHSGPMLNKQVNDPDVAGVGEFVEENFYNLGLDDHPLQALNRAARNDPNHLDEGRREITFRDSDAFKFRTLTLRQLRDAKFFFHNGSFTSVKDVVRYFNAGMPQNAQAAAANTLTDRFTHPRGPGSPRGLGLSDDQVNDLTNFIENALYDPAFVHFDPNSTTDTIKLNERDVTYSVYRPDLAALGAVDGRPGSGRPPDNDDALSRRDMGLEFLDVTAQVDAKLIDSDRKGKRRQRDRYEITNNSTSIVDTHLLIVVQGLSDQIRMVNVSGTTSAGDPYLRVFLPDGVLLPGQSIVETLRFKRHGHAPPVSYSLKLLSGQGNP, from the coding sequence ATGAAGAATGAAGCGAACACTCAGGTTGTGGAGCCAGGCACGCCGCATGGCGCCCCGGTCCGCCGAACCATGCAACACCCGCCTGCGCCTCGCGGCGGGCCCTTCCGCGCGGCGATGGCGGTATCCGCGGCTCTGGCCGTGGGCGTGCTTTCCGGCGGAGTCGCCGCGGCTGAGGAAAACAGCCCGACCCACAGCCCCACCCAATTGCGCCAGTTCATTGACCAGCAGGTGGGCGGGATTGAGAAGTTGATGGTTCCAGCGAACGATTCCGATCTTCCGCAGCCACGACTTTCCGATGGAAGCCCCGACCCGGTCTTCCAGACCACCGAGGCCAAGCGCTACCTCGGGAAACTGCTATTCCACGAGCCGGCACGAGCGACCAGGATTATCCCGGAATTCGGTGGCATACTCGAACACCGCGGAACCACGTCCTGCGGAACCTGTCATCTCGGTGAGGCGGCATCGAAGTCCGGCACGCGCCTCAACTTCGCCTCGGGCGGGGAAGGGCGAGGCTACACGGATGTGGACGGGAACTTCATTGCGCGTCGGCGGCCGCTTGCGGACCTGCCGATCTTGCGGCAGACCCCGCTCTTCCCGGGAGACGCGCTGGTGGACGCGCTGCCCACGCTGACAGACATCTACTCGCTCGCGGACGGCACGATCGAAGTGAACACACCAGCCCGGGGTCGCCGCCCTCTGCCGGAAGATACGTATCCGGATGATACGACAGATACCCGACCAGCCGCGGTTCAGCTGCTGGCTACCGGTCGACTTGATGCCCTGGACAGCGTGGCGCGAAATCCGCTGAGCATCATCGGAGCCGCCTTCAACAACCGCCTCTTGTTCGGGGGGTTGGCAGGCGAGCCCGATCAGACGCACGGTGGCCTCAATCCGTTCCAGCATCCGGCGCAAGAGAACGTGGCTCTCCTGCTACTCGACGCTCACCGGCTCCTGGACAATGATCCTCTGCGCGGCCCGGTGCGCTTCCAGTCGGCCGTGCTGGAGCAAATCCCCGTGTATCGGAAGCTCTTCCGCGACGCGTTTCCCGCGGAGGCCGCCATGGCGCCAGGGTGCGTTCCAGAATCTGCTCCTGTTGCTGGCGCGTGTGACAATCTCATCAACAACGTCACCATCTTCCGGGCGACGGCCACCTTCATGCGCACGGTCGTCACACGAAACACGCCCTGGGATCGGTTCCTGGCCGGAGAGAACGGCGCGCTGACGCCTGCGCAGCGGCGCGGCGCCAGACTCTTCTTCACGGAAGCGGAAGCGGGTGGGGCCGGGTGCTACACCTGCCACAGCGGCCCCATGCTGAACAAGCAGGTGAACGACCCCGACGTGGCTGGCGTCGGTGAGTTCGTGGAGGAGAACTTCTACAACCTCGGACTCGACGACCACCCGCTCCAGGCCCTAAATCGCGCGGCGAGGAATGATCCCAACCACCTCGATGAGGGCAGGCGCGAAATCACGTTCCGCGACAGCGACGCCTTCAAGTTCCGCACGCTGACGCTACGGCAACTCAGGGACGCCAAATTCTTTTTCCATAATGGCTCGTTCACGAGCGTCAAGGACGTGGTGCGGTACTTCAACGCCGGTATGCCGCAGAACGCGCAGGCCGCCGCGGCGAACACGCTGACGGACCGGTTCACTCACCCCCGTGGACCTGGCTCGCCGCGCGGCCTGGGCCTGAGCGACGATCAAGTGAACGATCTCACCAACTTCATCGAGAACGCCCTCTACGATCCCGCGTTCGTGCACTTCGATCCGAACTCCACGACAGACACGATCAAGTTGAACGAGCGCGACGTGACCTACTCGGTGTACCGTCCCGACCTCGCTGCGCTCGGCGCCGTCGACGGACGGCCGGGCAGCGGCCGGCCGCCGGACAACGACGATGCCCTGTCGCGGCGTGACATGGGGCTCGAGTTCCTGGACGTGACCGCGCAGGTGGACGCGAAGTTGATTGACTCCGACCGCAAAGGTAAGCGGCGGCAGAGAGACCGGTATGAGATCACCAACAACAGCACGTCGATCGTCGATACCCACCTCCTCATCGTGGTCCAGGGTCTTTCCGACCAGATTCGCATGGTGAACGTCAGCGGCACCACGAGCGCCGGCGATCCATATCTCCGCGTGTTCCTGCCCGATGGCGTCCTGCTCCCCGGCCAGAGCATCGTCGAAACGCTGCGTTTCAAGCGGCACGGCCACGCGCCGCCGGTGAGTTACAGCCTCAAACTCCTTTCGGGACAAGGCAACCCGTAG